Below is a window of Herminiimonas arsenicoxydans DNA.
CCGCGCAGGACCCCGAGCCGAGAGTCTTAACTGGGCGCTACTTTGAGCCAAAAATTAGTTATAGGCAAGCCCATGTGCGGATTTGACTTGCATATAGCGGCAAGCATGGGGATAGAAGCGGGGATATGCAGGAAGAAAGAGTCGGGCTGCACAGCAATGCTGGAGGGGGAGCAGCCCGACGTAAACACAATATACTGTACGAATAAACAGTATATTCGCAAGCGCAGGAAAAGTCACGCACAGATACGCGGGTGGCATGAATCTGTGCGGATTGGCAGAAAAACGGTAAAAAAACGGGAGAAACTTTCGCTCCTCCCGCCGCTGTTTTCTACTGATCGCTATCGCTTACAAGCCCAGGCGGGTGCTAGCGGCATCCATTCCCTGCGTGTTCCAGGACACAAAACCCGTGATGCCGATTTTGGATAGTGCATTTTTACCCGCATCGTTTTCCGACAGGGTCAGTAACAATACTTTGAGTTTCTCCCGGTCGGACTCGCTGAGTTTTTTGGATGCCAGGAATTGCTTGATCGGAATCGGTTTGGTTTCTGCGAGTATGCGGCCACCTTTGGCGACCCACGCTTTTGCCACGGCACTGGAGCCGGTGACGCCGGCATCGACAAAACCGTTATCGATCATGAACGGCACGGCATCCTGATAGCGGGTCGCGGTAAATGCCTTTTCCGGATGCGGGAAATTCAGTTCGCGCAGAGTGGCGGTAAACATGACTGTGGTAATCGAATCTATCGATGGCACGCCGATCTTTTTACCACGCAGATCCTGCATTGATTTCAGCGGTGAGGTACCGGAGACCAGCACGTGCGCACGATAGTCGGTAAAGCCTTTGGCGGTGGCCAATCCTTCATAGCCATCTTTTTTGACTGCCCGCAAACCGACATGCGCTGCGTGTATGAAGGCGATGTCAAATTTATTTTCTGCAAGGCCTTTGGCAAAGCTTGCATTGTCTATGTTGTGCAGTTTCACATTTTGCTTGAGCTCTTTGGAAAGCAGTTGCAGCAGTGGTTTGTAACGTTCGCTGGCAGGACCATTGTCCTGATAAGTGACACCTTCGTTAATCGCGAGGACAAGATCTTGCGCCGAAGCAAAGTTGATACTGGCTGCCAGCAGTGGCAGCGCCAAAAGTGAAGGGAATTTCATACGCTTTCTTGATTGAGGATGTTGGGAAATTTTTGAATGAACGAATACCCGGGGAATGAGGTATAGGCTGGATGAAAGATTGGGACGAAAAAAACGCATTGCAGCAAGCAATGCGTCGGATGAGCAAGCGCGTGAAGCGCGCTATTTTTTTACAGGCCGAGGCGAACCGTTGCCTCTTCCATTACTTGGCCATTCCAGGGTACAAAGCCAGTCATGCTGATTTTGGACAAGGCATTTTTTCCTGCATCGTTTTCCGACAAGGCCAATAACAATGCCTTGAGTTTTTCCCTGTCGGACTCGCTGAGTTTTTTGGATGCAAGGAACTGCTTGATCGGAATCGGTTTGGTTTCTGCAAGTATGCGGCCGCCTTTGGCGACCCACGCTTTTGCCACGGCACCGGAGCCGGTGACGCCGGCATCGACAAAACCGTTTTCAATCATGAATGGCACGGCATCCTGATAACGGGTGGCGGTAAATGCCTTTTCCGGTTGCGGGAACTTCAGTTCGCGCAGATTGGCGGTAAACATGACCGTTGTGATCGATTCCAGTGATGGCACACCAATTTTTTTGCCGCGCAAATCCTGCATCGATTTCAATGGTGAGGTATTGGCCACCATCACGCGTGCACGATAATCAGTAAAACCCTTGGCGGTGACCAGGCCTTCATAGCCATTCTTTTTGACTGCGACCAGGCCGACATGCGCAGGATGGATAAACGCCAGATCGTACTTTCCTTCGGCCAGGCCTTTTTCAAATACGGCGTATTTATCCACGCTTTGCAGCTTGATGTTCTGTTTTAACTCCTTCGATAACAAAGCCAGCAGCGGTTTGTAACGCTCACTGGCCGGCCCACCATCTTGATACGTCACACCTTCGTTAATGGCGAGAATCAGTTCTTGCGCTGAAGCAGAATTGATCCCGGCAGTCAGCACAGCCATGGCCACAAAAGATGTGAGTTTCATAAGGGTTGCTCCGATAGGAATATTTTTTTAAGGTAACTAATTGTAAAGTGAATGGTACATTAAGCGATGAAAAGGGAAGAATTTTTCTAGTTTGCGGTGACAAAAACCCACAACAGTTTATTTGAATTGCGTCAACGGGCAGGGCGGGTGCAGGGCTAGGCAGCCCACAAGACGTGCAGTATTAGCCAATGCGAATATCCCGCATCGCGATTTGTTTTACAGACGATTGAAATTACCCGTGGATGAGTGTTCAGGGGCCCCTTGAGTCAGGTCGCCTGAACACAAGTTACCGGTCGTTAGATGCGCCCTGTTACCAGCATGATGAGAAGGATGACAACCAGCAAGCCGGTGATACCGCTGGGTGCGTATCCCCAACTCCGGCTATGCCCCCAGGTTGGCAACACGCCGAGCAGAATCAATACCAGTACGATCAGCAAAATGGTTCCGATGGACATGATTTTTCCCTTGTTGTTTAAGGTGAGCAGCGTGTGGATATGCATATGCCGCATCCATATTTATCGAGCATTGCAAGGTCAGCG
It encodes the following:
- a CDS encoding Conserved hypothetical protein, putative ABC transporter (Evidence 4 : Homologs of previously reported genes of unknown function); protein product: MKFPSLLALPLLAASINFASAQDLVLAINEGVTYQDNGPASERYKPLLQLLSKELKQNVKLHNIDNASFAKGLAENKFDIAFIHAAHVGLRAVKKDGYEGLATAKGFTDYRAHVLVSGTSPLKSMQDLRGKKIGVPSIDSITTVMFTATLRELNFPHPEKAFTATRYQDAVPFMIDNGFVDAGVTGSSAVAKAWVAKGGRILAETKPIPIKQFLASKKLSESDREKLKVLLLTLSENDAGKNALSKIGITGFVSWNTQGMDAASTRLGL
- a CDS encoding Conserved hypothetical protein, putative ABC transporter (Evidence 4 : Homologs of previously reported genes of unknown function); this translates as MKLTSFVAMAVLTAGINSASAQELILAINEGVTYQDGGPASERYKPLLALLSKELKQNIKLQSVDKYAVFEKGLAEGKYDLAFIHPAHVGLVAVKKNGYEGLVTAKGFTDYRARVMVANTSPLKSMQDLRGKKIGVPSLESITTVMFTANLRELKFPQPEKAFTATRYQDAVPFMIENGFVDAGVTGSGAVAKAWVAKGGRILAETKPIPIKQFLASKKLSESDREKLKALLLALSENDAGKNALSKISMTGFVPWNGQVMEEATVRLGL
- a CDS encoding conserved hypothetical protein; putative exported protein (Evidence 4 : Homologs of previously reported genes of unknown function) encodes the protein MSIGTILLIVLVLILLGVLPTWGHSRSWGYAPSGITGLLVVILLIMLVTGRI